From Salinirubellus salinus, the proteins below share one genomic window:
- a CDS encoding PPC domain-containing DNA-binding protein: MDYRQVEGGREFVARMSHGEDWRAQIEAFAAEQGVDAAFFYGLGAVQDAELYFYDQDEQEYYPEPFDEPFEVASCVGNVSILDGELFAHAHVTLSREDGSTVAGHLNTATTFAGELYVREFDATLEREHDPVTDLDLWPL; this comes from the coding sequence ATGGACTATCGGCAGGTCGAGGGGGGACGCGAGTTCGTCGCACGCATGTCCCACGGGGAGGACTGGCGCGCCCAGATAGAGGCCTTCGCCGCCGAACAGGGGGTCGATGCGGCGTTCTTCTACGGACTCGGCGCGGTGCAGGACGCGGAACTCTACTTCTACGACCAGGACGAACAGGAGTACTACCCGGAGCCGTTCGACGAACCGTTCGAGGTGGCCTCGTGTGTCGGGAACGTCTCGATACTGGACGGCGAGCTGTTCGCCCACGCGCACGTGACGCTCTCGCGCGAGGACGGGTCGACCGTCGCCGGCCACCTGAACACGGCGACGACGTTCGCGGGCGAACTCTACGTCCGCGAGTTCGACGCCACGCTCGAACGGGAACACGACCCGGTGACCGACCTCGACCTCTGGCCGCTGTAG
- a CDS encoding ORC1-type DNA replication protein translates to MATDGGERSDGTRASSDLRSDGGGDMLGWDESVFRDEGVFDSNYLPEAFLHRETQMETLKYALRPAVRGSRPLNVLANGPPGTGKTTAVMKLFDELEAVSDVRAVRVNCQVNSTRYSVFSRLFEGIFEYEPPTSGISFKKLFGQITDHLVEEDEVLVVALDDVNYLFYESEASDTLYSLLRAHEEHAGAKVGVIVVSSDLDLEIVDELDGRVQSVFRPEEVYFSRYGQSETVDILRERVERGFREDAVGPQVLDRVAALTDESGGDLRVGIDLLRRAGLNAEMRGSTEVATEDVDEAYEKAKYVHLSRHLRSLADSERAFLRTLAQHDGSRAGDVFEAFTEDTGLGYTRYSEIINKLDQLGVIDAEYTNVEGRGRSRELSLAYDADAVLERLG, encoded by the coding sequence ATGGCCACCGACGGTGGTGAGCGTTCCGACGGAACGCGAGCCTCGTCAGACCTCCGGTCCGACGGTGGGGGCGACATGCTCGGCTGGGACGAGTCCGTCTTCCGCGACGAGGGCGTGTTCGACTCGAACTACCTCCCCGAGGCGTTCCTCCACCGGGAGACGCAGATGGAGACGCTGAAGTACGCGCTCCGACCCGCGGTACGCGGCTCGCGCCCACTCAACGTCCTCGCGAACGGCCCGCCCGGAACCGGGAAGACGACGGCCGTGATGAAACTGTTCGACGAACTCGAGGCCGTCTCCGACGTCCGCGCGGTCCGGGTCAACTGTCAGGTGAACTCGACGCGTTACTCCGTCTTCTCCCGGCTGTTCGAGGGTATCTTCGAGTACGAACCGCCGACCTCTGGCATCTCGTTCAAGAAACTGTTCGGGCAGATCACGGACCACCTCGTCGAGGAGGACGAGGTGCTCGTGGTGGCGCTCGACGACGTGAACTACCTGTTCTACGAGAGCGAGGCGAGCGACACACTCTACTCGCTCCTCCGCGCGCACGAGGAGCACGCCGGGGCGAAGGTGGGGGTCATCGTGGTCTCCTCGGACCTCGACCTCGAGATCGTCGACGAACTCGACGGCCGGGTCCAGTCCGTCTTCCGGCCCGAGGAGGTCTACTTCTCGCGGTACGGCCAGTCCGAGACGGTCGACATCCTCCGCGAGCGGGTCGAGCGCGGGTTCCGGGAGGACGCCGTCGGCCCGCAGGTGCTCGACCGGGTCGCGGCGCTGACGGACGAGTCCGGCGGCGACCTGCGGGTGGGCATCGACCTGCTCCGGCGCGCTGGCCTGAACGCGGAGATGCGCGGGTCGACGGAGGTCGCCACGGAGGACGTGGACGAGGCCTACGAGAAGGCGAAGTACGTCCACCTCTCGCGGCACCTCCGGTCGCTGGCGGACTCGGAGCGGGCGTTCCTCCGGACCCTCGCCCAGCACGACGGCTCGCGCGCGGGCGACGTGTTCGAGGCGTTCACCGAGGACACCGGGCTGGGCTACACCCGCTACTCCGAGATCATCAACAAGCTCGACCAGCTCGGGGTCATCGACGCCGAGTACACGAACGTTGAGGGTCGGGGGCGCTCGCGCGAGCTGTCGCTCGCGTACGACGCGGACGCGGTGCTGGAGCGACTCGGGTGA
- the mdh gene encoding malate dehydrogenase: protein MTKVSVIGAAGTVGAAAGYNLALRDIVDELVFVDIPDMEEKTVGQAADTNHGIAYDSNTTVVQGGYEDTAGSDVVVITAGIPRQPGQTRIDLAGDNAPIMEDIGSSLAEYNDDFVSVTTSNPVDLLNRHLYEAGDRARQKVIGFGGRLDSARFRYVLSERFDAPVKNVEATILGEHGDAQVPMFSKVRVDGTDPEFSADEKEEILGDLQQSAMDVIERKGATQWGPATGVAHMVEAILHDTGEVLPGSVKLEGEFGYEDTAFGVPVKLGSNGVEEVVEWDLDDYESELMDEAAEKLADQYDKIA from the coding sequence ATGACGAAAGTGAGCGTCATCGGTGCCGCTGGCACGGTGGGTGCCGCGGCGGGGTACAACCTCGCACTTCGTGACATCGTCGACGAACTCGTGTTCGTGGACATCCCCGACATGGAGGAGAAGACGGTCGGGCAGGCCGCCGACACGAACCACGGCATCGCCTACGACTCGAACACCACGGTCGTCCAGGGCGGGTACGAGGACACCGCCGGCTCGGACGTCGTCGTCATCACGGCCGGCATCCCGCGACAGCCGGGCCAGACCCGCATCGACCTCGCGGGCGACAACGCCCCCATCATGGAGGACATCGGCTCGTCGCTCGCCGAGTACAACGACGACTTCGTCTCCGTCACCACCTCGAACCCGGTGGACCTGCTCAACCGCCACCTGTACGAGGCGGGTGACCGCGCACGCCAGAAGGTGATCGGCTTCGGTGGCCGTCTGGACTCCGCCCGGTTCCGCTACGTCCTCTCCGAGCGCTTCGACGCGCCGGTCAAGAACGTGGAGGCGACCATCCTCGGCGAGCACGGCGACGCGCAGGTCCCCATGTTCTCCAAGGTCCGTGTCGACGGCACCGACCCCGAGTTCAGCGCCGACGAGAAGGAGGAGATCCTCGGTGACCTCCAGCAGTCCGCGATGGACGTCATCGAGCGCAAGGGCGCGACCCAGTGGGGCCCGGCGACGGGCGTCGCCCACATGGTCGAGGCCATCCTCCACGACACCGGCGAGGTGCTGCCCGGCTCCGTGAAGCTCGAGGGCGAGTTCGGCTACGAGGACACCGCCTTCGGTGTCCCGGTCAAGCTCGGCTCGAACGGCGTCGAGGAGGTCGTCGAGTGGGACCTCGACGACTACGAGTCCGAGCTGATGGACGAGGCCGCCGAGAAGCTCGCCGACCAGTACGACAAGATCGCGTAA
- a CDS encoding ferredoxin, which produces MRIEYDRDTCIGMFQCVAEWDAFERDESAGKAVLADSEEREEDVFVREIPEDAEFDAKFAARVCPVDAIRVFDDDGEQIIP; this is translated from the coding sequence ATGCGAATCGAGTACGACCGGGACACCTGTATCGGGATGTTCCAGTGCGTGGCGGAGTGGGACGCGTTCGAGCGGGACGAGTCGGCCGGGAAGGCCGTGCTCGCCGACAGCGAGGAACGCGAGGAGGACGTGTTCGTCCGCGAGATCCCCGAGGACGCGGAGTTCGACGCGAAGTTCGCGGCCAGAGTGTGCCCCGTCGACGCCATCCGGGTGTTCGACGACGACGGCGAGCAGATAATCCCCTGA
- a CDS encoding DNA-directed DNA polymerase II large subunit produces the protein MREADERYFRRLESRLDEAMDVASDARKRGGDPTDEVEIPIAKDMADRVENILGIPGVAERVREMEADPNLSREEAALELASDFADGNVGDYDTKAGKVEGAVRTAVALLTEGVVAAPIEGIDRVEVLENDDGTEFVRVFYAGPIRSAGGTAQALSVLVADYTRTLVGIDRYKPRDDEVERYVEEIGLYDSETGLQYTPKDKETRFITQNVPIMLDGEATGDEEVDGYRDLERVDTNSARGGMCLVLGEGIAQKAPKIKRYTSQLDEVDWPWLDDLIDGTIGKDDGTEAEAEPTEADAPEEEAEVADDAETDAPAPTGPTGPKRPDPATKFLRDLIAGRPVFGHPSRPGGFRLRYGRSRNHGFATAGVHPATMHLVDDFLATGTQIKTERPGKAAGVVPVDSIEGPTVKLATGEVRRIDDPEEAKRVRNGVDAILDLGEYLVNFGEFVENNHPLSPASYTPEWWVQDLEHAGADVQALEDDPRVDLEAPPAERALEWATEYDCPLHPKYTYLWHDLPVEQFDRLAGAVSEGHWAEADGMALAPDDGTDEAADTEGGTLVLPRSEFLTDALEVLLVEHTQGEETVTVPDAKPFVLSLGLSASLDREWERSDLSAEARQWGSDEPGENSVRAVCEVAPFEVRERAPTRIGSRMGRPEKSEKRDLSPAVHTLFPIGEAGGSQRDVAAAADWMADRHAKAGEVEVQISRRVCPECNTHTFRARCPECEAVTNPRYACRDCGTPAVPDANGRAVCPRCESNATPVEYRKLDLKSEYRNALESVGEREAAFGTLKGVKGLTSAEKVPEPMEKGILRAKNGVSTFKDGTVRYDMTDLPVTSVRPAELDVTADDFRELGYHEDVDGQPLRHDDQLVELKVQDVVLSDGAAEHMMRTADFVDDLLEQYYGMERFYEIDERDELVGELVFGMAPHTSAAVVGRVVGFTSAAVGYAHPYFHAAKRRNCFHPETEIQYEAPDGGIVSERIDTFVESRFTDPETDDFGTLVEELDGTVRVPSLTAEGREVLKPVEAVSKHPAPDHLVRIELDSGRSLRLTPDHRMLRVHDSEVERVEASGITVGDELAHSTLAAHGRQSLEAAADGGVSTRDVVETEVVPSDTEHTYCLTVTDTHVLSANYQLAANCDGDEDCVMLLMDGLLNFSKKFLPDQRGGKMDAPLVMSSRIDPSEIDDEAHNVDIVEEYPRSFYLQTLEMADPGEADITIAEEYLGTDREYHGFRHTHDTTDIALGPDLSAYKTLDDMQKKMDGQLQLARKLAGVDETDVAERIIEYHFLPDLIGNLRAFSRQKTRCLDCGEDYRRMPLTGDCRECGGRVNLTVHKGSVNKYMETAITVADEFGCRPYTKQRLQVLKTSLESVFEDDTNKQSGIADFM, from the coding sequence ATGCGCGAGGCAGACGAACGGTACTTCCGGCGACTCGAATCCCGCCTCGACGAGGCGATGGACGTCGCCAGCGACGCCCGGAAACGCGGCGGTGACCCCACCGACGAGGTGGAGATCCCCATCGCGAAGGACATGGCCGACCGCGTCGAGAACATCCTCGGTATCCCCGGCGTCGCCGAACGGGTCCGGGAGATGGAGGCCGACCCGAACCTCTCGCGCGAGGAGGCGGCGCTCGAACTCGCCAGCGACTTCGCCGACGGGAACGTGGGTGACTACGACACGAAGGCCGGGAAGGTGGAGGGCGCGGTCCGCACGGCTGTCGCCCTCCTGACGGAGGGGGTCGTCGCCGCCCCCATCGAGGGGATCGACCGCGTCGAGGTGCTGGAGAACGACGACGGCACCGAGTTCGTCCGCGTGTTCTACGCCGGTCCCATCCGCTCGGCGGGGGGGACCGCACAGGCGCTCTCGGTGCTCGTCGCCGACTACACCCGGACGCTCGTCGGCATCGACCGCTACAAGCCGCGCGACGACGAGGTCGAGCGCTACGTCGAGGAGATCGGCCTCTACGACTCCGAGACCGGCCTCCAGTACACGCCGAAGGACAAGGAGACCCGCTTCATCACCCAGAACGTCCCCATCATGCTCGACGGGGAGGCGACGGGCGACGAGGAGGTCGACGGCTACCGCGACCTCGAACGGGTCGACACCAACTCCGCCCGCGGCGGGATGTGCCTCGTCCTCGGTGAGGGTATCGCCCAGAAGGCCCCGAAAATCAAGCGCTACACCTCGCAGCTCGACGAGGTCGACTGGCCGTGGCTCGACGACCTCATCGACGGCACCATCGGGAAGGACGACGGGACGGAGGCGGAAGCGGAGCCTACCGAGGCGGACGCGCCCGAGGAGGAGGCGGAGGTGGCCGACGACGCGGAGACGGACGCCCCGGCCCCGACGGGCCCGACCGGCCCGAAACGGCCCGACCCCGCCACGAAGTTCCTCCGCGACCTCATCGCCGGCCGGCCGGTGTTCGGCCACCCCTCCAGACCAGGTGGGTTCCGCCTGCGCTACGGCCGCTCGCGCAACCACGGCTTCGCGACCGCCGGCGTCCACCCCGCGACGATGCACCTCGTCGACGACTTCCTCGCCACCGGGACGCAGATCAAGACCGAACGGCCGGGGAAGGCGGCGGGCGTCGTCCCCGTCGACTCCATCGAGGGACCGACGGTCAAGTTGGCGACCGGCGAGGTCCGTCGCATCGACGACCCCGAGGAGGCCAAACGGGTCCGCAACGGCGTCGACGCCATCCTCGACCTCGGCGAGTACCTCGTCAACTTCGGGGAGTTCGTCGAGAACAACCACCCGCTCTCGCCGGCCTCCTACACGCCGGAGTGGTGGGTGCAGGACCTCGAGCACGCTGGCGCGGACGTGCAGGCGCTGGAGGACGACCCGCGCGTCGATCTGGAGGCCCCGCCGGCCGAGCGGGCCCTCGAGTGGGCCACCGAGTACGACTGCCCCCTGCACCCGAAGTACACCTACCTCTGGCACGACCTGCCGGTCGAGCAGTTCGACCGGCTCGCCGGGGCGGTGAGCGAGGGCCACTGGGCCGAGGCGGACGGGATGGCGCTGGCCCCCGACGACGGGACTGACGAGGCGGCCGACACCGAGGGGGGAACGCTCGTCCTCCCGCGCTCGGAGTTCCTCACCGACGCGCTCGAGGTGCTCCTCGTCGAGCACACGCAGGGCGAGGAGACGGTGACGGTCCCGGACGCGAAGCCGTTCGTGCTGTCGCTCGGCCTCTCGGCGTCGCTCGACCGCGAGTGGGAACGCTCCGACCTCTCGGCCGAGGCGCGACAGTGGGGCTCGGACGAACCGGGCGAGAACAGCGTCCGTGCGGTCTGCGAGGTCGCCCCCTTCGAGGTCCGCGAGCGGGCCCCCACCCGCATCGGGTCGCGGATGGGCCGCCCGGAGAAGTCCGAGAAACGCGACCTCTCGCCCGCCGTCCACACCCTGTTCCCCATCGGCGAGGCCGGCGGCAGTCAGCGCGACGTGGCCGCCGCCGCCGACTGGATGGCCGACCGCCACGCCAAGGCCGGCGAGGTCGAGGTCCAGATCTCCCGACGGGTCTGCCCCGAGTGCAACACCCACACCTTCCGGGCGCGCTGTCCGGAGTGCGAGGCGGTCACGAACCCGCGGTACGCCTGCCGCGACTGCGGCACGCCCGCCGTCCCGGACGCGAACGGCCGGGCGGTCTGTCCCCGGTGTGAGTCGAACGCCACGCCCGTCGAGTACCGGAAACTCGACCTGAAGTCGGAGTACCGCAACGCCCTCGAGTCGGTGGGCGAGCGTGAGGCCGCCTTCGGGACGCTGAAGGGTGTCAAGGGACTCACGAGCGCCGAGAAGGTGCCCGAACCGATGGAGAAGGGCATCCTCCGGGCGAAGAACGGCGTCTCCACGTTCAAGGACGGCACCGTGCGCTACGACATGACCGACCTCCCGGTGACGAGCGTGCGTCCCGCCGAACTCGACGTGACCGCCGACGACTTCCGCGAACTCGGCTACCACGAGGACGTCGACGGCCAGCCGCTGCGCCACGACGACCAGCTGGTCGAACTGAAGGTGCAGGACGTGGTGCTCTCGGACGGCGCGGCCGAGCACATGATGCGGACCGCGGACTTCGTCGACGACCTGCTCGAGCAGTACTACGGGATGGAGCGGTTCTACGAGATAGACGAGCGTGACGAACTCGTCGGTGAACTGGTGTTCGGGATGGCGCCGCACACCTCCGCCGCGGTGGTCGGGCGAGTGGTGGGGTTCACGAGTGCGGCTGTGGGGTACGCACACCCGTACTTCCACGCGGCGAAGCGGCGGAACTGCTTCCACCCGGAGACCGAGATACAGTACGAGGCTCCGGACGGGGGCATCGTGAGCGAGCGAATCGACACGTTCGTCGAGTCGCGGTTCACCGACCCCGAGACGGACGACTTCGGGACGCTGGTGGAGGAACTGGACGGTACTGTTCGAGTGCCGTCGCTCACCGCGGAGGGGAGAGAGGTGCTGAAGCCGGTCGAAGCGGTGTCGAAACACCCCGCCCCCGACCACCTCGTCCGAATCGAGTTGGACTCGGGGCGGTCACTCCGGTTGACCCCCGACCATCGGATGCTCCGGGTTCACGACAGCGAGGTCGAACGCGTCGAAGCCTCCGGGATAACCGTCGGTGACGAGCTCGCACACTCCACGCTCGCGGCTCACGGTCGGCAGTCGCTGGAGGCCGCGGCCGACGGTGGGGTCTCTACGCGCGATGTCGTCGAGACCGAAGTCGTGCCGAGCGACACCGAGCACACGTACTGTCTCACGGTCACCGATACGCACGTCCTCTCCGCTAATTATCAGCTCGCTGCCAACTGCGACGGCGACGAGGACTGCGTCATGCTCCTCATGGACGGCCTGCTGAACTTCTCCAAGAAGTTCCTCCCCGACCAGCGCGGCGGGAAGATGGACGCACCCCTCGTGATGTCCTCGCGCATCGACCCCTCCGAGATCGACGACGAGGCGCACAACGTCGACATCGTCGAGGAGTACCCACGCTCGTTCTACCTCCAGACGCTGGAGATGGCCGACCCCGGCGAGGCCGACATCACCATCGCCGAGGAGTACCTCGGCACGGACCGCGAGTACCACGGGTTCAGACACACCCACGACACCACGGACATCGCGCTCGGGCCGGACCTCTCGGCGTACAAGACGCTGGACGACATGCAGAAGAAGATGGACGGGCAGCTCCAGCTCGCCCGCAAGCTCGCCGGCGTGGACGAGACGGACGTGGCCGAGCGCATCATCGAGTACCACTTCCTGCCGGACCTCATCGGTAACCTCCGGGCGTTCTCGCGGCAGAAGACCCGCTGTCTCGACTGCGGCGAGGACTACCGCCGGATGCCCCTCACCGGCGACTGCCGGGAGTGTGGCGGGCGGGTGAACCTCACCGTCCACAAGGGGTCGGTGAACAAGTACATGGAGACGGCCATCACCGTCGCCGACGAGTTCGGCTGTCGTCCCTACACC
- the pheA gene encoding prephenate dehydratase, producing the protein MRALTLGPEGTYSHRATRAVADDIDFTESVTGIVDGVASGEYERGVVPIENSIEGSVTESLDALADRNVAVVQEIITPIRHALMAQHGEFDLVASHAQALAQCRAYLDAEYPNATMEAVASTARGVERAREDDRVAAIGHPDTAGDDLRVLAEDIQDRTSNATRFLVLAPESERSEAGGKTSLVVYPNTNYPGLLLEMLEPFADRDINLSRVESRPSGERLGDYVFHLDFAAGMYEERAKEAVAELEQLGEEGWVRVLGSYDSKTVLY; encoded by the coding sequence ATGCGAGCGCTCACCCTCGGCCCCGAGGGCACGTACTCACACCGGGCGACCCGCGCCGTGGCCGACGACATCGACTTCACCGAGTCGGTCACGGGCATCGTCGACGGCGTCGCGTCCGGCGAGTACGAACGCGGGGTCGTCCCCATCGAGAACAGCATCGAGGGTTCGGTCACCGAGTCGCTGGACGCGTTGGCCGACCGGAACGTCGCCGTCGTCCAGGAGATCATCACGCCCATCCGCCACGCGCTGATGGCCCAGCACGGCGAGTTCGACCTCGTCGCCAGCCACGCGCAGGCGCTGGCGCAGTGTCGGGCCTACCTCGACGCCGAGTACCCCAACGCCACGATGGAGGCCGTCGCCTCCACCGCCCGCGGCGTCGAGCGCGCCCGCGAGGACGACCGCGTCGCCGCCATCGGGCACCCCGACACCGCCGGCGACGACCTCCGCGTCCTCGCCGAGGACATCCAGGACCGCACGTCCAACGCCACGCGGTTCCTCGTCCTCGCCCCCGAGTCGGAGCGCAGCGAGGCGGGCGGCAAGACCAGCCTCGTCGTCTACCCGAACACGAACTACCCCGGCCTGCTGCTCGAGATGCTCGAACCGTTCGCCGACCGCGACATCAACCTCTCGCGCGTGGAGTCCCGCCCCTCGGGCGAGCGACTCGGCGACTACGTGTTCCACCTCGACTTCGCCGCCGGCATGTACGAGGAACGCGCGAAGGAGGCGGTCGCGGAGCTGGAGCAGCTGGGCGAGGAGGGCTGGGTGCGGGTGCTGGGGAGTTACGACAGCAAGACCGTCCTCTACTAG